From a single Cytophagales bacterium WSM2-2 genomic region:
- a CDS encoding transcriptional regulator — MKNPFENLDKVLEHSVRLQIMSVLVANDSYDFNSLKEVIGTTDGALATHIKALEKEKYISVTKSFIGRKPNTSYKVTERGKKTFKAHLDGLEQLIRLQKK; from the coding sequence GTGAAAAATCCTTTTGAAAATCTCGATAAGGTCCTGGAGCACAGCGTGCGACTCCAGATTATGTCCGTGCTGGTCGCCAACGACTCGTATGATTTTAACTCATTGAAAGAAGTGATCGGCACTACAGATGGCGCGCTGGCCACACACATCAAAGCATTGGAAAAAGAAAAATACATCAGTGTGACGAAATCATTTATAGGACGTAAACCCAACACCAGCTACAAGGTGACTGAACGAGGAAAGAAAACTTTCAAAGCACACCTGGATGGGTTGGAGCAACTGATCAGGTTACAGAAGAAATAA
- a CDS encoding B12-binding domain-containing radical SAM protein, producing MKVKMILPALTEAESPFWRPIKYSLFPPLGLATLAAYLSPDDEIDLQDQHVEKLNLNDHPDLVVIQVYITNAYRSYSIADHYRKRGAYVILGGLHVTSLPDEAAPHADTIFLGPGEETFPQFLKDFKNKSPKKIYSSSVRTIENIPPIRRDLIKRNRYLVPNSIVVTRGCPHHCNFCYKDAFFEGGKSFYTQVVDDALAEIERLPGSHLYFLDDHLLGNAKFAASLFEGMKGMNRVFQGAATVDSVLRGNLIEKAAEAGLRSLFVGFETFSSANLKQSNKKQNLEKDYSRAVNRLHSLGVMINGSFVFGLDEDDKDVFKRTVEWGVENSITTSTYHILTPYPGTGLFKDMQSAGRILTYNWDLYDTRQVVYKTSMLSAQELKEGYDWAYKEFYSWANIFKASLNHDSHKLKLKHFFYTSGWKKFEAVWNFLIKTKNLNQMLPVLESILSRVSPKEEPSLEVKPEAVVTN from the coding sequence ATGAAAGTGAAAATGATACTTCCGGCTCTTACCGAAGCAGAAAGTCCGTTTTGGAGACCGATCAAATACTCGTTGTTTCCTCCACTTGGACTTGCCACGCTTGCTGCATATTTGTCACCAGATGACGAAATTGATTTGCAGGATCAGCATGTGGAGAAACTAAATCTCAACGATCATCCAGATCTTGTTGTTATCCAGGTATATATCACAAACGCTTACCGGTCATATTCTATTGCCGACCATTACAGGAAACGCGGGGCTTATGTGATTTTGGGTGGCCTTCATGTCACCTCGCTTCCTGACGAAGCCGCCCCACATGCCGACACCATTTTTCTCGGCCCGGGTGAAGAGACCTTTCCACAGTTCCTCAAAGACTTCAAAAATAAATCACCGAAAAAAATTTATAGTTCCTCCGTTCGCACAATTGAAAACATTCCTCCCATCCGCCGGGATTTAATTAAAAGAAACCGCTATCTCGTGCCTAACTCCATTGTCGTAACACGAGGCTGTCCCCATCATTGTAATTTTTGCTACAAGGATGCTTTTTTCGAAGGAGGAAAGTCATTTTATACACAGGTGGTAGACGATGCCCTTGCAGAAATTGAACGTCTGCCCGGAAGTCATTTGTATTTCCTGGATGATCATTTGCTTGGCAACGCGAAGTTTGCTGCCAGTTTGTTTGAAGGGATGAAAGGAATGAACCGGGTCTTTCAGGGTGCAGCGACTGTCGATTCTGTTTTGCGTGGAAACCTGATTGAGAAAGCGGCAGAAGCCGGTTTGCGAAGTCTGTTTGTGGGATTCGAAACATTTTCGTCTGCAAATCTCAAACAAAGCAATAAAAAACAAAACCTCGAGAAGGATTACAGTAGAGCGGTGAACCGTCTTCATTCACTTGGAGTGATGATTAACGGGAGTTTCGTCTTCGGTCTTGATGAAGATGACAAAGATGTTTTTAAGAGAACTGTTGAATGGGGTGTTGAAAACTCGATCACCACGTCAACTTATCACATCCTTACCCCCTACCCCGGAACGGGTCTCTTCAAGGACATGCAAAGTGCAGGCCGGATACTTACTTACAACTGGGACTTATACGACACTCGCCAAGTTGTTTACAAAACATCAATGCTGTCTGCACAAGAATTAAAGGAAGGTTACGATTGGGCTTATAAGGAGTTTTACAGTTGGGCAAATATTTTCAAAGCAAGCCTGAACCACGATTCGCACAAACTCAAACTCAAACATTTCTTCTACACCAGCGGATGGAAAAAATTTGAAGCCGTATGGAATTTTCTCATTAAGACAAAAAACCTGAATCAAATGCTGCCGGTTCTCGAGTCGATTCTTTCCAGGGTCAGTCCAAAAGAAGAACCATCGCTCGAAGTCAAACCTGAAGCTGTAGTCACAAATTAA
- the creD gene encoding cell envelope integrity protein CreD, translated as METKENQLNLFERFNLWIQESITVKLVSIGFLVLILLIPSSWIQDLMQERQSRAESVMSEISNKWSGNQTLSGPILVIPYKVKKRIDHGKDGIEIQEYTEKYFLLPESLDIAGEVNPTVLHRGIFDAAVYGSALNINANFGKPDFQSFKIDNDMVLWKDAHMIFSITDLRGINENPVFNVGGVDKPTEPSSALGVSVRKFLGDHQYPYPASPGESSSEFSSNGIIAKLNWVSEADFNGNTSIKINLKGSSRLFFNPTGKTTSVKLSGPWGSPSFDGEFLPESREISSSGFSATWKVLHYNRPFAQAWTESDIQLGGSEFGVKLVIPVDQYQKSIRTSKYGHLVIILTFVALFLVEITKKIRIHPFQYILIAAALIIYYTLLISFSEQVGYNLAYAIASAATVTLICLYSFSFLKSRELVILFTSLLVIFYSFIFVIVLQQDFSLLLGSIGLFMIVAALMYFARKINWYGEPAS; from the coding sequence ATGGAAACGAAAGAAAATCAACTCAATCTCTTCGAAAGATTTAATCTTTGGATTCAGGAGTCGATAACAGTAAAACTGGTATCGATCGGGTTCCTTGTTTTAATCCTGCTCATCCCCTCTTCGTGGATACAGGATTTAATGCAGGAACGACAGTCGCGCGCAGAAAGCGTGATGTCAGAAATATCAAATAAGTGGTCAGGGAACCAAACCCTGTCAGGGCCTATCCTGGTTATTCCTTACAAAGTCAAAAAACGGATCGATCACGGTAAAGACGGAATTGAAATCCAGGAGTACACCGAAAAATATTTCTTGCTTCCGGAGTCACTTGACATTGCCGGAGAAGTAAACCCCACCGTGTTGCATCGCGGAATCTTTGATGCTGCAGTTTACGGTTCTGCGCTGAACATTAACGCTAATTTCGGCAAACCCGACTTTCAATCTTTTAAAATTGACAACGACATGGTTCTATGGAAAGATGCGCACATGATCTTTTCAATTACTGATTTGCGTGGCATCAATGAAAATCCGGTATTCAACGTGGGCGGAGTAGACAAACCAACTGAGCCCTCCAGTGCGCTTGGAGTTTCCGTGAGGAAATTTCTTGGCGACCATCAATATCCTTATCCAGCATCTCCAGGTGAATCGTCATCTGAGTTTTCAAGCAATGGAATTATCGCTAAACTCAATTGGGTTTCTGAAGCTGATTTCAATGGAAATACTTCTATTAAAATTAATCTGAAAGGGAGTTCAAGATTGTTTTTCAATCCCACGGGCAAGACCACATCTGTAAAATTATCGGGGCCGTGGGGTTCACCAAGTTTCGATGGAGAGTTTTTGCCTGAATCAAGGGAGATTTCATCGTCCGGTTTTTCAGCTACCTGGAAAGTTCTACATTACAATCGTCCTTTTGCTCAGGCATGGACGGAATCCGACATACAGCTTGGAGGATCAGAGTTCGGTGTAAAGCTGGTAATCCCCGTTGATCAATATCAGAAAAGCATACGTACTTCAAAATACGGCCACTTGGTGATCATCCTAACCTTTGTAGCGCTGTTCCTCGTGGAGATCACTAAAAAAATCCGAATTCATCCCTTTCAATATATCTTGATTGCAGCCGCTCTCATTATTTACTACACCCTCCTCATCAGTTTCTCAGAACAAGTAGGCTACAATCTCGCTTACGCAATTGCATCTGCAGCCACGGTGACTCTCATTTGCCTCTATTCTTTTTCGTTTTTAAAAAGCAGGGAATTAGTTATTCTTTTCACTAGCCTCCTTGTTATTTTCTACTCGTTCATTTTTGTTATTGTTCTGCAACAAGATTTCTCTCTTTTACTCGGAAGTATCGGGTTGTTCATGATTGTAGCAGCGTTGATGTACTTCGCCAGAAAAATAAACTGGTACGGGGAACCAGCAAGCTAA